In a genomic window of Acropora muricata isolate sample 2 chromosome 2, ASM3666990v1, whole genome shotgun sequence:
- the LOC136891944 gene encoding membrane progestin receptor gamma-like, translating into MEKKRNERMRKGLTSGFGLYADEVPLQFREQYICYGYRKPYSSAMECLKSCFQPSNETVNVWTHFIPFLLFLVRFASLFRNYDVSDTYVYPLVSFALGICGFLLMSSGAHLFNSMSPRARHTCFFFDYSAISVYSVGAGQAFYFYSRSLQSDGDSFFGSSSRFLAVSCLVSILSTSICCASRQRWSKMKYIIRTFCFVVAFLCNSAPYVHRLITEPSDMRESDEELQALSYFKRHCLFYLISALANMSRMPERLIPGVFDIIGHNHHFLHVFTALGVADQFTAIQIQMDWRRNKLEEFPIASFSNSLGLMITICLINCGIVLLCSKLLRSNKEEEHKII; encoded by the coding sequence ATGGAAAAGAAACGCAACGAGAGGATGAGAAAGGGTTTGACATCGGGCTTCGGATTGTATGCAGACGAAGTACCTCTGCAATTTCGCGAACAGTACATTTGCTATGGCTACCGGAAGCCATATAGCTCGGCAATGGAATGTCTGAAAAGCTGTTTTCAGCCTTCGAACGAAACTGTTAACGTTTGGACGCACTTTATTCCATTTTTGCTGTTTCTGGTTCGTTTTGCGTCGTTGTTCCGGAACTATGACGTCTCTGATACTTACGTTTATCCTTTGGTTTCATTTGCTTTAGGAATTTGCGGATTTCTTTTGATGAGTTCGGGCGCTCATCTTTTCAATTCAATGTCTCCAAGAGCGCGGCATacttgctttttctttgattaTTCAGCCATAAGCGTTTACAGTGTTGGAGCTGGCCAGGCATTTTATTTCTACAGTCGTTCGCTACAGAGTGATGGCGACAGCTTCTTCGGTTCCTCAAGCCGGTTCCTTGCAGTGTCTTGTCTTGTGTCAATTTTGTCGACCTCCATTTGTTGTGCGTCCCGTCAAAGGTGGTCCAAGATGAAGTATATTATTCGAACATTTTGCTTTGTGGTGGCATTTCTGTGTAACAGTGCGCCCTATGTACACCGTTTAATCACTGAACCATCTGATATGCGCGAATCGGATGAAGAGTTACAGGCGCTCTCTTATTTTAAGCGACATTGTCTGTTTTACCTCATCTCAGCCTTGGCGAACATGTCGAGAATGCCTGAACGATTAATCCCAGGAGTTTTTGACATCATAGGCCACAACCATCATTTCCTACATGTGTTCACAGCGTTAGGAGTTGCAGACCAGTTTACAGCTATTCAGATCCAAATggactggaggagaaacaagtTGGAGGAGTTTCCTATAGCTTCCTTCAGTAACAGCCTGGGACTAATGATTACAATTTGCTTGATAAACTGTGGAATTGTTTTATTGTGTAGCAAATTATTACGATCGAATAAAGAAGAAGAACATAAAATAATTTAA